In a single window of the Papaver somniferum cultivar HN1 chromosome 8, ASM357369v1, whole genome shotgun sequence genome:
- the LOC113304663 gene encoding uncharacterized protein LOC113304663 isoform X1, with amino-acid sequence MVMGTASDYWTNLPSRGLLSSTVLSSSLGGMRVYICEHDTSPPEDQVIKTNQTNILIRSLTLKNQKNNKPKTPSVKDTKSTTENVKGKRVAESAAEGNAPAKRANLSISTGNPKPAEGSRTRSTTSSSKDSYQTMTVERLRTLLKERGLTVKGKKDELIARLRSK; translated from the exons ATGGTGATGGGTACGGCCTCTGATTATTGGACTAATCTTCCTTCTCGTGGTCTTCTCTCCTCCACAGTCTTATCCTCAAGTCTg GGTGGGATGAGAGTATATATATGTGAACATGACACATCACCTCCAg AAGATCAAGTGATAAAGacaaaccaaacaaacattttGATTAGATCTCTCACCCTGAAgaaccaaaaaaataacaaacctAAGACTCCCAGCGTGAAGGACACAAAGTCTACGACAGAGAATGTTAAAGGCAAGAG AGTTGCTGAAAGTGCTGCAGAAGGTAATGCTCCAGCTAAGAGAGCCAACTTGAGTATATCTACCGGAAACCCTAAACCTGCAG AGGGATCAAGGACTCgctccaccacctcctcctccaagGACTCCTATCAAACTATGACTGTAGAGAGGTTGCGCACTCTTCTAAAAGAAAGAGGTTTGACGGTGAAAGGAAAGAAG GATGAGCTGATTGCACGTCTCAGAAGCAAGTAG
- the LOC113304663 gene encoding uncharacterized protein LOC113304663 isoform X2 yields MVMGTASDYWTNLPSRGLLSSTVLSSSLGGMRVYICEHDTSPPEDQVIKTNQTNILIRSLTLKNQKNNKPKTPSVKDTKSTTENVKGKRVAESAAEGNAPAKRANLSISTGNPKPAEGSRTRSTTSSSKDSYQTMTVERLRTLLKERGLTVKGKKAD; encoded by the exons ATGGTGATGGGTACGGCCTCTGATTATTGGACTAATCTTCCTTCTCGTGGTCTTCTCTCCTCCACAGTCTTATCCTCAAGTCTg GGTGGGATGAGAGTATATATATGTGAACATGACACATCACCTCCAg AAGATCAAGTGATAAAGacaaaccaaacaaacattttGATTAGATCTCTCACCCTGAAgaaccaaaaaaataacaaacctAAGACTCCCAGCGTGAAGGACACAAAGTCTACGACAGAGAATGTTAAAGGCAAGAG AGTTGCTGAAAGTGCTGCAGAAGGTAATGCTCCAGCTAAGAGAGCCAACTTGAGTATATCTACCGGAAACCCTAAACCTGCAG AGGGATCAAGGACTCgctccaccacctcctcctccaagGACTCCTATCAAACTATGACTGTAGAGAGGTTGCGCACTCTTCTAAAAGAAAGAGGTTTGACGGTGAAAGGAAAGAAG GCAGATTAA